From the genome of Thermogutta terrifontis, one region includes:
- the rph gene encoding ribonuclease PH yields the protein MTRGDGRIWNELRPITIQRRFTTASAGSVLISAGRSIVLCTANVEPQVPAWLADQGSGWLTAEYSMLPGSTTPRKQRERSRVEGRTAEIQRLIGRSLRGVVDLQGLGPRTITIDCDVLQADGGTRTLSITGGFIALVDALRTIQAELPNPERLPLHDSVAAVSVAQWGEDLVLDPNQQEDNEAAVDFNVIMTGSGKFVEIQGTAEHAPFDRLLLERILDLAAQGIAELTRLQREALGEDWPWAS from the coding sequence GTGACGCGCGGGGATGGTCGAATCTGGAACGAGCTGCGCCCCATAACGATCCAGCGGCGCTTCACAACGGCTTCCGCGGGAAGTGTTCTCATCTCCGCCGGGCGGAGTATCGTACTCTGCACGGCCAACGTCGAGCCGCAGGTCCCCGCCTGGCTGGCAGATCAGGGGAGCGGTTGGCTCACTGCGGAATACAGCATGCTGCCCGGCAGCACGACTCCGCGCAAGCAGCGGGAGCGCAGCCGTGTGGAGGGCCGCACTGCCGAAATCCAGCGGCTGATTGGGCGCAGCCTGCGTGGCGTGGTGGATCTTCAGGGGCTGGGGCCTCGCACCATCACGATCGATTGCGACGTCCTTCAGGCGGATGGCGGCACGCGCACGCTCAGCATCACCGGAGGGTTCATCGCTCTCGTGGATGCCCTCCGGACGATCCAGGCGGAACTCCCCAACCCAGAGCGTTTACCGCTCCACGACAGTGTGGCGGCGGTTAGCGTTGCCCAGTGGGGCGAGGATCTCGTGCTGGATCCCAACCAGCAGGAAGACAATGAAGCGGCAGTGGATTTTAATGTTATCATGACGGGGAGCGGAAAGTTTGTGGAAATTCAGGGGACAGCCGAGCACGCGCCTTTCGATCGTTTGCTCCTCGAACGTATTCTGGACCTGGCCGCACAGGGGATTGCCGAACTGACCCGCCTCCAGCGAGAAGCGCTGGGGGAGGACTGGCCGTGGGCTTCCTGA
- a CDS encoding MATE family efflux transporter produces MLRRWRRWWLQPCGARAVLALALPLVISFASWTVMNFTDRMFLVWYDTSAVAAVLPAGMVQWTLVSFAMGLVSYVTTFVAQYEGAKRRHRIGPVIGQGLWLSLFFLPPLMLTIPLARWMFLAVGHPPHLAELEARYYQVAMLSAGAMLFSAVQAGFFTGRGDTRSVMLVDTAAAVINLVLDYLWIFGKLGFPEGGLEGAAWASTVAQWFKVLCYLALMSSSRYAEYRLADARRLEWPLLRRLWYFGAPNGWQWFLEGAGFTGFLLLVGRLGEEATAASNLAFNVNSLAFIPPLGLSIAVTTLVGQELGANRPRRAERAAWTAFQLAALYTGVLAVAYVFIPDVFLFAYSAGAAGESFDALRPTVILLLKFVAAYCLFDAMNLIFSGALRGAGDTRFILRVGVLMCPIPAVLTWLGTEWFGAGLIFSWVVLTLWTCALGLIYLLRFVQGHWREMRVIEPAVIEDSLEVGVSGAVAELESVSALAKDVD; encoded by the coding sequence ATGCTGAGGCGATGGCGTCGTTGGTGGCTGCAACCCTGTGGTGCCCGGGCGGTTCTTGCTTTGGCGCTACCACTCGTCATCTCGTTCGCATCCTGGACGGTGATGAATTTCACCGACCGGATGTTCCTGGTCTGGTACGACACGTCTGCCGTGGCTGCCGTCCTGCCCGCCGGGATGGTGCAATGGACACTGGTTTCCTTCGCCATGGGATTGGTCAGCTACGTCACGACGTTTGTCGCCCAGTATGAGGGGGCCAAGCGACGCCATCGGATAGGGCCCGTTATCGGACAGGGGCTTTGGCTATCCCTCTTCTTTTTGCCACCCCTCATGCTGACAATTCCGCTTGCCCGGTGGATGTTTCTGGCGGTCGGGCATCCTCCGCATTTGGCGGAACTCGAGGCCCGTTACTATCAGGTGGCGATGCTTTCAGCGGGGGCGATGCTGTTTTCGGCCGTCCAGGCTGGGTTCTTCACGGGCCGGGGGGATACCCGGAGTGTGATGCTCGTCGATACTGCCGCTGCGGTGATCAATCTCGTGCTCGACTACCTGTGGATTTTTGGCAAGCTGGGGTTTCCGGAGGGAGGCTTGGAAGGGGCGGCCTGGGCGAGCACTGTCGCCCAGTGGTTCAAAGTGCTGTGCTATCTTGCGCTGATGTCATCTTCGCGGTATGCTGAGTACCGGCTCGCCGATGCGCGTCGCCTGGAGTGGCCGCTCCTCCGTCGACTGTGGTATTTTGGGGCTCCGAATGGCTGGCAATGGTTTTTGGAAGGGGCTGGGTTCACAGGCTTTTTGCTCCTGGTGGGCCGTCTCGGGGAGGAAGCCACCGCCGCCAGCAATCTCGCCTTTAACGTGAATAGCCTCGCGTTCATTCCCCCGCTGGGACTTTCCATTGCCGTGACGACGCTGGTCGGGCAGGAGCTGGGGGCCAATCGTCCACGGCGGGCAGAACGCGCTGCGTGGACGGCTTTCCAACTGGCCGCCCTCTATACGGGTGTGCTGGCTGTCGCCTATGTTTTCATTCCGGATGTTTTCCTGTTTGCCTATTCAGCGGGAGCCGCAGGGGAAAGTTTTGATGCCCTTCGGCCAACGGTGATTCTGCTCTTGAAATTCGTCGCGGCTTACTGTCTCTTTGATGCCATGAACCTCATTTTTTCGGGGGCTCTTCGCGGGGCAGGGGACACGCGATTCATCCTTCGGGTGGGGGTTCTCATGTGCCCGATCCCCGCCGTGCTCACCTGGCTCGGCACCGAGTGGTTCGGAGCGGGATTGATCTTCTCCTGGGTGGTTCTCACACTTTGGACTTGCGCCCTGGGGTTGATTTACCTCCTTCGCTTTGTCCAGGGACACTGGCGTGAGATGCGGGTCATCGAGCCTGCTGTCATCGAGGATTCCCTCGAGGTGGGAGTGTCTGGTGCGGTGGCTGAGCTGGAGAGCGTCTCCGCCCTGGCGAAGGACGTGGATTGA
- the argB gene encoding acetylglutamate kinase, with amino-acid sequence MQQAIEKADVLIEALRWIRTFRGKITVIKLGGSVMEEQRAITHLLLDILFMETVGMQPVVVHGGGAAISRAMQKAGIQPRFVRGRRYTDEETLKIVEEVLAYEINESLARGIEELGGRAQALNFRTKNVLFGRKLVLQDENGEPVDLGYVGEVTRVDADTIKELCNQGVVPVIPSMCLADDGSGVKLNVNADTAATAVAQAVKAEKLVFLSDVNGVRLRKDDPNSLIHSLTAEQARELIRQGVIDAGMIPKVEACLETLKHGVNKIHIIDGRLRHSLLLEVYTTKGVGTEIIRDGATPSNGA; translated from the coding sequence TTGCAGCAAGCCATTGAAAAAGCGGACGTGCTCATTGAGGCCCTACGCTGGATTCGCACCTTCCGCGGCAAGATCACGGTCATCAAATTGGGCGGAAGTGTGATGGAAGAGCAGCGGGCGATAACCCACCTGCTGCTTGACATCCTTTTTATGGAGACTGTTGGGATGCAGCCCGTGGTGGTGCACGGCGGTGGGGCTGCCATCAGTCGGGCGATGCAAAAGGCCGGCATCCAGCCGCGGTTTGTGCGGGGTCGCCGCTACACGGATGAAGAGACGCTCAAGATTGTGGAGGAGGTCCTGGCCTACGAAATCAATGAGAGCCTCGCGCGCGGCATCGAGGAACTCGGCGGACGCGCCCAGGCGCTCAATTTCCGCACCAAAAATGTTCTTTTTGGCCGGAAGCTCGTGCTTCAGGACGAAAACGGTGAGCCGGTCGATCTGGGCTACGTGGGGGAAGTGACGCGTGTCGATGCGGACACCATCAAGGAATTGTGCAACCAGGGAGTGGTGCCCGTCATACCGTCGATGTGCCTGGCTGACGATGGCAGCGGGGTGAAGCTGAATGTTAACGCCGATACGGCGGCCACGGCGGTTGCCCAGGCAGTCAAGGCCGAAAAGCTTGTTTTCCTCAGCGATGTGAACGGTGTTCGGCTTCGCAAGGATGACCCCAATTCGCTCATTCACTCGTTGACGGCCGAGCAAGCCCGCGAACTCATCCGCCAGGGAGTGATCGACGCGGGAATGATTCCCAAGGTGGAGGCCTGCCTGGAAACTCTCAAGCACGGCGTGAACAAGATTCACATCATTGATGGCCGCCTGCGTCATTCCCTCTTGCTGGAAGTTTACACCACCAAGGGTGTGGGCACGGAGATCATTCGCGATGGGGCGACGCCCTCTAACGGTGCGTGA
- a CDS encoding aspartate aminotransferase family protein — protein sequence MNRPQLSSKDIIGLFDRYVIGNYRRFPVALVRGEGVYVWDAEGNRYLDLFPGWGCNLLGHCPPRVVEAVREQVGRLIHVPNTWYTELQGLWAQALSERSFGGQAFFCNSGTEANEAAIKLVRLHSPKGRYKIITFEGGFHGRTLGSLSATAQPKYHEGLGPLLPGFVYCPFGDLDAVAKAIDTETAAIMVEPIQGEGGVVLPPDGFLAGLRQLADRHNLLLVFDEVQTGCGRTGHWFGYQYFGVTPDIMTLAKSLCGGLAGGAMLAKPEIAASLRPGMHASTFGGNPIAAAAGLATIEMIEKENLLEKAKHISAVFRQRLEELKKTCPIVREVRIAGLMIGIELTLEGAPVVDACLRRGLLINCTHNTVIRLLPAMIMNDDQVHEGCDILADVLAAYAAGRLESAGKP from the coding sequence GTGAACCGTCCTCAATTGAGCTCGAAGGACATCATTGGCCTGTTCGATCGGTACGTCATCGGCAACTACCGACGGTTTCCCGTGGCCCTGGTCCGCGGGGAGGGTGTCTACGTTTGGGACGCGGAGGGCAACCGCTATCTCGATCTTTTCCCTGGGTGGGGCTGCAATCTTCTTGGCCACTGTCCGCCGAGGGTGGTCGAAGCCGTCCGCGAGCAGGTGGGGCGCCTCATTCACGTTCCCAATACTTGGTACACAGAACTGCAGGGACTGTGGGCCCAGGCGCTTTCCGAGCGGAGTTTTGGAGGTCAGGCATTTTTCTGCAATTCGGGGACCGAGGCCAACGAGGCGGCCATCAAGCTCGTCCGCCTCCACAGTCCCAAGGGACGGTACAAGATCATCACGTTCGAGGGCGGTTTCCATGGCCGAACGCTGGGTTCGCTCTCCGCCACCGCGCAGCCCAAGTATCACGAAGGACTGGGACCGCTGCTGCCCGGCTTTGTGTACTGCCCTTTCGGTGATCTGGATGCCGTGGCGAAGGCTATTGACACCGAGACGGCGGCCATCATGGTGGAGCCTATTCAGGGGGAAGGGGGCGTGGTTCTTCCGCCCGACGGTTTTCTGGCGGGACTCCGCCAACTTGCCGATCGGCACAATTTGCTACTCGTGTTTGATGAAGTGCAAACCGGTTGCGGTCGCACAGGGCATTGGTTTGGCTACCAGTACTTTGGCGTGACGCCCGACATCATGACTCTGGCCAAATCGCTGTGCGGTGGTCTGGCGGGCGGGGCGATGCTCGCAAAGCCCGAAATAGCCGCCAGCCTCCGTCCCGGCATGCACGCGTCCACTTTCGGGGGCAATCCGATCGCGGCGGCTGCGGGTCTGGCCACCATCGAGATGATCGAAAAGGAAAATCTTCTCGAAAAGGCGAAACACATCAGTGCGGTCTTCCGCCAGCGATTGGAAGAGCTTAAAAAAACGTGTCCCATCGTCCGCGAAGTCCGCATCGCCGGACTTATGATCGGGATTGAACTGACGCTGGAAGGGGCTCCGGTCGTGGATGCCTGTCTCCGCCGCGGTCTGCTCATCAACTGTACTCATAACACGGTGATCCGCCTGTTACCGGCCATGATCATGAATGACGATCAGGTCCACGAAGGCTGCGACATTCTGGCGGACGTGCTCGCCGCCTACGCGGCAGGCCGGTTGGAATCGGCTGGCAAACCATAA
- a CDS encoding sulfatase has translation MSHRYPIIAGRGMFVLAAVGAIVTTVWGGVYNVRGGESTTGVGNRPNFVFILADDLGYTDLACYGSKYYETPNIDRMAAEGMKFTDGYTAGPNCQPTRAALISGQYGPRTGVYTVGSIERFAWRTRPLRPVDNVEKLPLEKVTLAQALKSAGYVTGLFGKWHLGEDTEHHPRARGFDEAITSAGRHFNFTTNPPVSYPEGTYLADFLTDKAVDFIRRHAKEPFFLCLHHFAVHSPHQAKAELIKRFEGKPPAGGHNSPVYAAMIASVDESVGRVLATLKELGLDENTLVIFTSDNGGVGGYERLGIMGGSITDNAPLRGGKGMLYEGGIRVPFIFRWPGHIPSGTECHVPIHSVDIYPTLLELAGAKPPANYVLDGVSLVPLLKQGDKAPFPERPLFWHFPGYLGAGQGTWRTTPVGAIRLGDWKLLEFFEDGHLELYNLREDIGEEKNLASQNPQKAAELHELLKKWRAEIHAPMPTPHTPEPAEKARQPENRPRRAQRRAQQGD, from the coding sequence GTGAGTCATCGCTATCCCATTATAGCCGGCCGAGGGATGTTCGTCCTTGCCGCCGTCGGAGCGATTGTCACCACAGTTTGGGGTGGTGTCTACAACGTTCGGGGAGGAGAATCTACAACCGGAGTGGGGAATCGCCCCAATTTCGTCTTCATCCTCGCGGACGACCTCGGCTACACGGATCTGGCCTGTTACGGAAGCAAATACTACGAGACGCCGAACATCGACCGCATGGCCGCCGAGGGCATGAAATTCACCGATGGTTACACGGCGGGTCCTAACTGTCAGCCGACACGAGCCGCCCTGATTAGTGGGCAATATGGACCCCGAACGGGGGTGTACACGGTGGGCAGCATCGAACGGTTTGCGTGGCGAACCCGACCTCTCCGCCCCGTCGATAACGTGGAGAAACTGCCGCTGGAAAAAGTCACGCTGGCGCAGGCCCTCAAGAGTGCCGGATATGTCACGGGCTTGTTCGGAAAGTGGCATCTGGGAGAGGACACTGAGCACCACCCCAGGGCCCGCGGTTTTGACGAAGCCATTACTTCGGCGGGACGGCATTTCAATTTCACGACGAATCCGCCGGTTTCCTATCCGGAAGGCACTTATCTGGCAGACTTCCTGACGGACAAGGCCGTGGATTTTATTCGCCGCCATGCCAAGGAGCCATTTTTCCTCTGCCTTCACCATTTTGCCGTCCATTCCCCCCATCAGGCGAAAGCCGAGCTCATCAAGCGTTTTGAAGGAAAACCCCCGGCCGGCGGTCATAACAGCCCCGTCTACGCGGCGATGATCGCCAGCGTGGACGAGAGCGTGGGACGGGTACTGGCCACGCTCAAAGAGCTGGGACTGGACGAGAACACGCTCGTCATCTTCACCAGTGATAACGGGGGTGTGGGCGGCTATGAACGCCTGGGGATCATGGGCGGAAGCATCACCGATAACGCGCCCCTTCGCGGTGGAAAAGGCATGCTCTACGAGGGAGGGATCCGCGTGCCGTTTATTTTCCGCTGGCCGGGCCACATCCCGTCCGGGACTGAATGCCACGTGCCAATCCACAGCGTCGATATTTATCCGACGCTCCTCGAACTGGCCGGCGCAAAGCCGCCCGCCAATTACGTGCTTGACGGCGTGAGCCTCGTGCCGTTGCTGAAGCAGGGGGACAAAGCCCCATTCCCGGAAAGGCCGCTCTTCTGGCATTTCCCCGGCTATCTGGGAGCCGGTCAGGGCACCTGGCGGACAACACCTGTCGGGGCAATCCGGCTGGGGGACTGGAAGCTCCTCGAGTTTTTCGAAGATGGCCATCTGGAGCTGTACAATCTCCGGGAAGATATCGGCGAGGAAAAGAATCTGGCCTCGCAGAATCCCCAGAAAGCTGCCGAGCTTCACGAGTTGCTGAAGAAATGGCGGGCAGAAATCCACGCCCCGATGCCCACTCCGCACACGCCGGAACCGGCTGAAAAAGCTCGGCAACCGGAGAACCGACCTCGGCGGGCCCAACGACGGGCTCAGCAGGGTGACTAA
- a CDS encoding HEAT repeat domain-containing protein, with protein MLQKYWRRLSQDVGHRVIKVSPFVFVVFTVFVVPSCRPMPPMGEDAKESRRPSRRTEFREVKYTDKTPEEWRELLGHPNPQVRDHAIDALVQYGPDQVPFLAKMVEDRSKPTARMAAIRALGAFGPRAAAAVPVIVAALQDQTWDGRDVAAESLGFIGQASPDVERALCEALKDGDERVRMAAARALGRCRAASQEAVKVLAAALKDADPNVQMAAVEALGELGPAAQSAVPQLEELARQGTPVLQATAQEALSRITGRKNAPP; from the coding sequence ATGTTACAGAAATACTGGCGGCGGCTGAGTCAAGACGTCGGGCATCGGGTAATAAAAGTGAGCCCGTTTGTGTTTGTCGTCTTCACTGTGTTTGTTGTCCCTTCGTGCCGGCCGATGCCCCCGATGGGCGAGGACGCCAAGGAGTCGCGAAGGCCGTCGCGGCGAACGGAGTTCCGTGAAGTCAAGTACACAGACAAGACGCCCGAAGAGTGGCGCGAGCTGTTGGGGCATCCTAATCCGCAGGTGAGGGACCACGCGATTGACGCCCTGGTTCAATACGGTCCGGACCAGGTGCCCTTTCTCGCCAAGATGGTGGAGGATCGCAGCAAACCCACGGCGCGCATGGCGGCGATCAGAGCCCTGGGCGCGTTTGGTCCCCGTGCCGCCGCGGCAGTTCCTGTGATCGTGGCCGCTCTGCAGGATCAGACCTGGGACGGGCGAGATGTCGCCGCCGAAAGCTTGGGATTCATCGGCCAGGCTTCGCCGGACGTTGAGCGGGCCCTGTGCGAGGCCCTCAAGGATGGCGATGAAAGGGTACGCATGGCGGCTGCCCGGGCACTCGGGCGCTGCCGAGCGGCAAGTCAGGAGGCTGTGAAGGTCCTCGCTGCTGCCCTTAAGGATGCCGATCCCAACGTGCAAATGGCGGCAGTAGAAGCATTAGGAGAGCTTGGCCCCGCTGCCCAGTCTGCTGTGCCCCAGTTGGAAGAGTTGGCCCGGCAGGGAACGCCTGTCCTTCAGGCAACCGCCCAGGAAGCCCTCAGCCGGATCACGGGGAGAAAAAACGCACCGCCATAG
- a CDS encoding cytochrome c3 family protein, with the protein MRNLRIIVCAAALLFLIAGVWGLRKGVGRETPALEKRAAQAAASSTAGLQGSVHDEGSARKDKDNDSSSQKTNGSTPSESAGPSSGQGTQMVLVENPRFNRDKPVLFDSRLETDNSSCMVCHADFEEEPISAVHLKAGITCMGCHGDSLAHRGDEFNVVKPDVIWGRAEIEPFCKQCHPQHRDPTGVEAYRQKNLGNRRENGRYVRKDSPCTDCHGKHAIVPAEGNFR; encoded by the coding sequence ATGAGAAATCTGAGGATCATTGTGTGCGCGGCGGCACTGCTCTTCCTGATTGCAGGTGTTTGGGGATTGCGCAAAGGTGTGGGGCGAGAGACACCGGCGCTGGAAAAGCGGGCAGCTCAGGCCGCTGCGTCATCTACTGCCGGATTGCAAGGGTCAGTGCATGACGAAGGATCAGCAAGGAAGGATAAGGATAACGATAGTAGTTCACAGAAAACGAATGGCAGCACGCCGTCGGAATCCGCCGGTCCCTCAAGCGGCCAGGGGACCCAGATGGTCCTGGTGGAAAACCCCCGGTTCAACCGAGATAAGCCGGTTTTGTTTGACAGCCGACTGGAAACCGACAATTCTTCCTGCATGGTGTGTCACGCCGATTTTGAGGAAGAGCCGATTTCCGCCGTTCATCTGAAGGCCGGCATCACCTGCATGGGATGCCACGGCGACTCGCTTGCCCATCGGGGAGACGAGTTCAATGTTGTCAAGCCCGACGTGATATGGGGTCGGGCGGAGATCGAGCCATTTTGCAAACAGTGTCACCCGCAACACCGGGATCCGACTGGGGTGGAGGCGTACCGGCAAAAGAATCTCGGCAACCGGCGGGAAAATGGCCGGTACGTAAGGAAGGACTCTCCCTGCACCGATTGCCACGGAAAACATGCCATTGTCCCCGCCGAGGGGAACTTCAGATAA
- the argF gene encoding ornithine carbamoyltransferase: MMIKLERRHLLTVEDLSAAEIERIFSISEDLKAKFLEGVREPLLPQRVMALIFEKPSLRTRVSFETAMAHLGGSAIFLGQDAGFGKRETMADFASVLSQYVDVIVFRGNKHQTVEELAYYSSCPVINGLTDYAHPCQALADLFTLREIAGKLRGHTLAWVGDGNNVARSLAEGCAKLGVRFVMATPEKYRFEPEFVDRLRKKYPDFQFEVVDRPEDAVRDALAVYTDVWTSMGQEAEAEQRRRDFAPYQVNAKLMAHTQKGAVFMHCLPAHRGEEVTDEVIDGPQSVVLQQAANRLHVQKGILAWLLGAHA, encoded by the coding sequence ATGATGATAAAGCTGGAACGTCGACACCTGTTAACGGTAGAAGATCTTTCGGCAGCCGAGATCGAACGGATTTTTTCCATCAGCGAAGACCTCAAGGCCAAATTTCTGGAAGGTGTTCGTGAGCCGCTCTTGCCCCAGCGTGTGATGGCCCTGATTTTTGAAAAGCCGTCCCTCCGCACCCGGGTGAGTTTTGAAACAGCGATGGCTCATCTCGGCGGGAGTGCCATTTTCCTGGGACAGGATGCGGGATTTGGGAAGCGGGAAACGATGGCCGATTTTGCCTCGGTCCTCAGTCAGTATGTGGATGTCATCGTATTCCGCGGTAATAAACATCAAACTGTGGAAGAACTCGCTTACTACTCCAGTTGCCCTGTGATCAACGGCCTGACCGATTACGCCCATCCCTGTCAGGCCCTGGCGGACCTGTTCACCCTGCGGGAAATCGCCGGTAAACTGCGGGGACACACCCTGGCCTGGGTGGGCGACGGAAACAATGTAGCGCGCAGCCTTGCGGAGGGCTGTGCCAAACTCGGTGTGCGATTTGTCATGGCGACCCCGGAAAAGTATCGCTTCGAGCCGGAGTTTGTGGATCGCCTGCGGAAAAAATATCCAGATTTCCAGTTTGAGGTGGTGGATCGCCCCGAGGACGCTGTGCGGGACGCCCTCGCGGTGTATACGGACGTCTGGACGAGTATGGGACAGGAGGCCGAAGCGGAGCAGCGCCGCAGGGATTTTGCGCCCTATCAAGTCAACGCCAAACTAATGGCCCATACGCAGAAAGGCGCGGTGTTCATGCACTGCCTGCCCGCTCATCGGGGAGAGGAGGTGACGGACGAGGTGATCGACGGGCCGCAGAGCGTCGTCCTCCAGCAGGCCGCCAACCGGTTGCACGTTCAGAAGGGCATCCTGGCGTGGCTTCTCGGGGCGCATGCGTGA
- a CDS encoding ThuA domain-containing protein has protein sequence MQRREMIKLVSSGFLAMMTRSLARAETAQQKKKVLFFTRNVGYYHDIVKRKDPNELSFAEQRFVEIAGDMDVEVVCTKDGRVFDQDLSGYDAFAFYCNGDLTQPNDANEPPMSATGKERLLAAVRGGKGFLGFHSTCGCWRTPGDLYANAPREKVDPFLRMLGAEFLAHGPQQEASLTLVSHRLPPIASLGIAEGVAFYDEWYSMKNFNPDMHVILVQETRYLEGDCYRRPPFPCTWARREGEGHVFFTSMGHTEDVWTSPIFATFVTAGLNWVLKNVNVDLPANFSRVTPQADVLPAPPSKK, from the coding sequence ATGCAACGTCGGGAGATGATCAAGCTGGTGTCAAGCGGTTTTCTGGCGATGATGACACGCTCCCTCGCCCGGGCCGAAACGGCACAGCAGAAGAAGAAAGTGCTCTTTTTCACCCGCAACGTCGGTTACTATCACGACATCGTAAAACGGAAGGACCCCAACGAGTTAAGCTTTGCCGAGCAGCGATTCGTGGAAATCGCCGGAGATATGGACGTTGAGGTGGTTTGCACCAAAGACGGGCGAGTGTTCGATCAGGATCTATCCGGGTACGATGCGTTCGCGTTCTATTGCAATGGCGATTTGACCCAGCCGAATGACGCCAATGAGCCTCCCATGAGTGCCACGGGAAAGGAACGGCTTCTGGCGGCTGTTCGTGGAGGAAAAGGATTTTTGGGCTTCCACTCCACATGTGGGTGCTGGCGAACGCCGGGTGACCTTTATGCGAATGCTCCGCGGGAGAAGGTCGATCCGTTTCTGCGGATGTTGGGCGCGGAGTTTCTGGCCCACGGTCCCCAGCAGGAGGCTTCCCTGACACTCGTCTCCCACCGTCTCCCGCCGATCGCGTCTTTAGGCATTGCGGAGGGGGTGGCATTCTACGACGAGTGGTATTCCATGAAAAACTTTAATCCCGACATGCACGTCATCCTTGTGCAGGAAACGCGGTACCTCGAGGGCGATTGCTACCGCCGTCCGCCTTTCCCGTGCACCTGGGCAAGGCGAGAAGGTGAAGGCCACGTGTTCTTCACCTCAATGGGACATACGGAAGACGTGTGGACGAGCCCTATCTTCGCCACCTTCGTGACGGCGGGTCTGAACTGGGTTCTCAAAAATGTCAATGTCGATCTACCTGCCAATTTCTCTCGTGTCACACCTCAGGCCGATGTGCTTCCGGCACCGCCGAGCAAGAAGTGA